The genomic stretch cgccgtcgccACACAGTTGATATAAGAGTTATGTCAACTCGGATCTTCTTGTCAGTCATATCACATATGATCTcaagttaatattccatatgatttgtgactttattctttggtaaaacggaccaaactcgccacaaaattaactacaagatagatttttcaaaaaagatttgaaagatccgagttgacataactcttatctccacttgtaaatcttagttaagtcaacaatagtagtcaaaagttgagaaaacacaaaaatcttgttgcatcatgttgccttgaaaatttgcgttttctcaactttttttttttttacagtgcagggAGGTAattgctcccatttttatagtctttggtatgactcggccggggtttgaactagggctgggcgatatggcctttttttaatatctcgatatttgtaGGCCATATcgtgatacacgatatatatctggatattttgccttagccttgaatgaacacttgatacatataatcacagcagtatgatgattctatgtgtctacattaaaacattcttcttcatactgcattaatatatgctacttttaaactttcatgcagagagggaaaccacaactaagtcaatttagcaaaagtttattcattaaacagttattaagcagtggcacaaacattcatgtcatttccaaaacagaaagtgcaagattgtcagggacattttaaaagaagctatgagtgcacttttgtgcatgatgtcactaagatgacatatcaaaacaacactaaattaaagtgcactttttgtacagaacgccactacaattgtttaaaacaaataaagtgcacttttgtgcatgatgtcacacaagatatttcaataagtgtcacataaaaatgagctgcataataggaaatcaaatagtgtatgtccttcgctatgtggtaggttcctgcggacgttatctccttctgttgttgactatttttttcatacagtgttgatgtggaaatggttgcctctgcattttgtgggtgtggcaccgaacggagatgttgacatgcggagtaagcactcttcattctctagcaggtgacttttcaaatgatgctacatattagcagtaatgctactttttgtagcaacgcttttgccccacactcgacaaattacggttgtctgttcgacatattcccgcttgaagccaaaccaccgccagacgatggatcccCTTCTGTTTTTGTtaagaattaattcttccttcatttgttaccagatttgcaccttctttctctcttattaccactcgcaccacagctaactttagccatgctgctacctctctgctccgcgagggcgtatacgtacgtatgtgacgtatgtaagaaggtgcgcttgtttatgtctctgtgagaaggagagacaacaaagagtgggaagagcctgtagtgtaatgcccacagctaaaagcaactgcgtgagaacgtatactcgaatatcacgatatagtcatagTGTCCctgtatccagtatttatttcacagtcacactgcttgattaCTGAATCAATTtaaactcactgaatcgtttcagATCATTTTGTTGTATATAAACTAATATTGTCACTGAATCATAATGGCAACCAATAATTATTAATCAAATCGAATTGTTAAAACTAATCGTTACAACGCTGTACTATATTGATTTGGTTCCCCACGCTGGTTTGTAGTATCTTAATGTGTGTGAAAGTTTCCCTCTGGTGTGGGTTCTCctggccgacagatcttcgggagACCGGTAGATCGTTTGAATCAAAATTTTTTATTCTCATGCAGCAATATATGTTCTTTTTCTTCTAAGTCTCGCGTCTCTCGCCCTCGCTCCAACTCCTCGACCTCGCTCCAATTCCAACTCccctgtctcgttccggctgctgctaataaaggcgacaggtgattagataacaaggcccacctgggccatctactcacctgtcgctgtcttcgggGCCGGTctttgcacaccccgttccgcggcaggtccgcaggccacgccccccctccacaatgtgCATTGAAACAGATGTTTTCTACTTTTCTgttattctatcttcatttgaccgAGTCTAAGccaagtcatgtaaacattgatccatcattctggcaaggcactaaatggATGGCcttgaaacactacacacacatacagtacatagaagaaagtctGTAAAGTGTTGTTTGTGTCTCACAGAAGAACTTCCCCCTCAGTTAGGggcgagctccactttgaagcaggagactccacaaccaccctgcattgaaaaggaagaggaggaactctgcatcactcaggagggagagtgtcttctaggaccacaggaggctgatctcaccaagttgccactgacttttgtctctgtgaagactgaagatgatgaagagaaaccacaactacacaacctcttagctccactatcagatagtgaggctgaagacgaggttgaagaagctttgagcagcgatacagactgggTAGGTGACGTGACGACTCGCACTCACAACAAATGCTCTAAAAagaagagaggagagaggagaactAATACTGTTAACAAATGCTCTGGATGCTCTAAAAAGAAGACGGACACAAAACGAttcagctgctcagtttgtgctaaaagcttTACTCGAAAGAGCTATTTGAGgccacacatgagaacgcacacaggagaaaaaccattctactgttcagtttgcggtaaaagcTTTAGTATGAAGAGCAACTTGACTGatcacatgagaaaacacacaggaGAGAATCCATTTGATTGTTCAGTGTGCGGGAGAAGTTTTTGCCGATACAAGTATTTGATTGAACACATGAGAATAACACACAGGCAAAACATttaactgttcagtttgtggttaAAGCTTTTCTCGAAACAGTGTTTTGACTCTGCAGTGAGAACACACATGAgtgaaaaaaacatttagttgttcagtgtgctgtaaaaggttccatCATAGTGCAGatgcagtaaaacacataagaacacacgcgGTAGATAACAAATGAGCTGTTTAGGTTGTAGCGACATCCACCCAAATTTACCTTCCTTAAAATAAGTTCACTTTTTCTTTCACAAAtttctgaggtattcatacaaatcAGGATTATTCAGAGCTTCGTCTTATCTTCTTACAGTAGCTTTTAATATCATTATTGAAATCATTTCTGcaggtgtttaaatatgtttactaCCATTTTATGGAATTATtttggtttatgtgacgtcacgtggGTTCACTTCCTGTCGTATGTGGACAGGTGTAGGAATCTTCATATTTACCTTTACTGTGCAGTAGTCATGTTTTAGTATCTTGCTTTATTGTTTTAATAGTAATGGTAGTCTGGCAATATTTTGCATCACTTTAAAAATCtatagaataatttttttttattatcacattgtTGTCGTTTTGAAAGACATATTACTGAATTGTTTAGTGTATAATGCTTTGTACGGCTTTTTTATTGAAATAaagattagatttttttattgttgtttatatttATCGGTCTCTTCTAAGggagcacagcctgtaggttcagtgtgcccaactgaATATCTTATACGCTCaggcagtaatgtgtttatacaagtttatattgggttatgatgtttgtaatgggTATAGACATTAATGTGTCTTGCATTCATGTTTGAATTTAAATAGCAATTAGCGCCTCAGCTGCTAGTTAGTGATTAGTAGCGCTATGGGTGTTAGCTGGTACTAAGCGTTATGCACACTAGTTTGCTTCTCTCGAAAAAGAGCAGTATCGTCAGTCTGTGAGTCTATTGACGTGCGCTTATTAATCACAAATGTgcgatcattttaatttgaaacaataatacgttgggaagactatgtctcctggttgGCCTGGCAacgggctggggagagggaagtctgggcttccctgcttaggctgctgcccccgtgacccgacctcagataagcggaataagatggatggaatACTGTCGGAAATGGTACGAAATTTTAGACCACAAGTACAGTAgtttatacataaaaataaatagaatagGATAGAAATAGcattggttaaaggcctactgaaagccactactaccgaccacgcagtctgatagtttatgtatcaatgatgaaatattaacattgcaacacatgccaatatggccgggttaacttataaagtgcaattttaaatttcccgcgaaacttccggttgaaaacgtctcggtatgatgacgtatgcgtgtgacgtcacggagtgaacggaagtattcggaccccgttggatccaatacaaaaagctctgttttcaccacataattccacagtattctggacatctgtgttggtgaatcttttgcaatttgtttaatgaacaatgaagactgcaaagaagaaagctgtaggtgggatcggtgtattagcggcggactacagcaacacaaccaggaggactttgagatggatagcagacgcgctagccgccgacctcaccttgacttcctctgtctccgagccgccgaccgcctctatgatcgggtgaagtccttcgtcgctccgtcgatcgctggaacgcaggtgagcacgggtgttgatgagcagatgagggctggctggcgtaggtggatagctaatgtttttagcatagctctgtcaaggtcccgtagctaagttagcttcaatggcgttgttagcaacagcattgttaagtttcgacaggctggaaagcattaaccgtgtagttacatgtccatggtttaatagtattgtttattttctgtctatccttccagtcaggggtttatttattttgtttctatctgcatttaagcacgatgctatcatgttagctcagtagctaaagagcttcgccgatgtattgtcgtggagataaaagtcactgtgaatgtccattttgcgttctcgactctcattttcaagaggatatagtatccgaggtggtttaaaatacaaatccgtgatccacaatagaaaaaggacaaagtgtggaatccaatgagccagcttgtacctaagttacggtcagagcgaaaaaagatacgtcctgcactgcactctagtccttcactctcacgttcctcatccacaaatctttcatcctcgctcaaattaatggggtaatcatcgctttctcggtccgaatcgctctcgctgcattgtaaacaatggggaaatgtgaggagcccttcaacctgtgacgtcacgctacttccggtacaggcaaggctttttttttatcagcgatcaaaagttacaaactttatcgtcgatgttctctactaaatcctttcagcaaaaatatggcaatatcgcgaaatgatcaagtataacacattgaatggatctgctatctccgtttaaattaaaaaaaattcatttcagtaggcctttaatataggagttatgaaaataatacaatagttgtcaggttcaaacactgatgacatctattaaacaagacaagaagcaaggaattcaaCAGAGatagaattaaatttggctcaattgaggagagacgtctgggctgtactcttgtacagtctccagcacgctctggcgaaagattgtacgcctcctcttttgttTGGACTTTCCctaattacatggcaacagctgtttctaaggggcgggggtcgtaaacagccatcgcctttgattactacagttcaaagaaaagatcgccttgaggggagtcaggccctgcttcctctccgctttgtagctcttgggtcaagacaaaatatttctgtggattacaatagaataaagaaacagaacaccttcatgttgcttcccatcctacacagtggagttttacaagccttctgcttggtaggttcaaagacagcttttgtcttctcgccgggaactcgttgaaacacaaagttttgtgataactattCTAACAATAATTATAAAACATAGACAATTTGTGACCCTGTAGTTCAAATACAATGTAAAAGCAATGACAGAAAACCAAATAAAAGCCCTGTTCGGCACAGTTGGGACACGTGTGCAAGTGAAGTGTCCTCGTGCAGGGATTGATGTCCATTGCTACAGAGCACCATTGGAGTTCACCAGTCTAACAGCTTCCGGGAAGAAACTGTTCCTCGGTCTGGTGGTCCTACTCCGGATGCTCTGCGGCCTCAAAGGTGATCAAAGAGAGGATCTGCAGATTACCAATCCACCAGATGTTCTACCTCCTCTCTGTACTCGGACTTATCGTTGTCTGTGATGTGTCCCACTGCTGCTGTGtcgtctatttatttatttatttatttacggaCGTGATGGTTTTTAAACAGTATTGTTCCTTTTGTATTAGAGTCCGCTCTGCAAAAAGGGAATCCCTAGGAGCATAGAGTTTATGgatagggacccacagttaaaatagacatcaacaaataatatactaaataatacaatttACTTATAAAACAACCCACTGTTGTGTGCGACCAgttttcctctcagggaataaaacacactggtcatcCTAAATTATTTTGGATGACATACACTATATGTTGAATAATAAGGACCCCAGAGACAGAATGGCATCAtaccaagttttactgaagcttcaggagaccagcccttacaatgcgacAACAGCATCAGCAAGAAGAGGTCTAAATTCACACAAAAAGAGTCAGTTTATGTAGAGCGAAAACAGCCCCTCTCGCCCAGAAAGGAGCGCAGCTGGTATTTCAAAACcgataaggaactggccaaaacagctctgtgagccgacagacaaaaaaaacaaagagtttactagcggacataagataaaagcaaggagTTCACGAGAAGACACACCACAtgggaaaatactagctgctttaaacatgactatgtatTAAGAAAGAACAATTAAAAATATCTCATTATCACACCACCCAATCCCCTTTTTACAATTACCCACCAACCTACCAACAGGATTACGTTTACAGAGAAGGAAGCTTTTATTCCACCCAATTGgtttcaacattttattattcaaaATGGATTAGAATCTTAGCATGTTGAAGATTTGCAATAATAATACCATAGATACCAAAATATGTGACCAAGTTAAAATCGTCCGCAATGTGGGCTGTGCTAAATTTACCAAGCATAACGTAGCAATAATCTTTGgtgaaaaggctttttttaaatatatttaaaaaatgtgattATTTTCTAGAGCTATCAATCTCATTCCAGATCTCCGGGCCTCTGTAGGCTATACTGAAGCTTGTACACTTCAGATGACCATGTTTCCTTCCTAATGAAGGTTTAACTACCAGAAAGACTGTCGTCATGATTCCACACCTTTCTCAAAATTTTGTGCTGAATGTAAGAGTCTTAATCTGAAAAAAATCAttcaaataaattcataaaagtaaTAACATTAGATtcggaaaaaacagaagctaaaaaaaTGTGATTAGTTAGTTATTTTCAACCTGGGGAAAACAATGTGTGCATCATTTTTTATTTGAATACACTAGTATATTTTTCCAAATTCAGCatcaaaatttgatttttttagtttCAAAGGACATTTTTTCAAGTACCGTACAAGACTTTTGGCCCTGATTTAGCATCATATAGCTCGTATTCTGACACGTGACTTCTACCcgcaagtgaaaaccagtggtggtcaactaaGCCAAGATGGCAGCATCACGccaactatctgagtacaaaagagcttaaatcttcctgcaaaaagcagataagggcaaaaaaaccaaaactatGCAATGCAATACATCCCTATActgtatcaaaaaaagatttgtcgagtgatatcaaagaTTATATGTCGGCCGTGTTCTCAGACATTTTGAACTATTGTGCTCAAGACGTCATTTTAcaggacaaaacagatgaaaacttggaaaagcgtggaggtctacaacttctttgtgtgtggctgggtcaaaggcattggtatcaagactctcccggataaatatgcatcgtttttgctcgggtaagtttgtatttagaatagaataaaatagaataaaaagtactttattgctccctgggggaaattcagcaccacagtttgctcacaatagacaataacacttaggtattttttacatgtgaataatataaatacagtctattatacagcattattcacatgtgaataatgctgtataatagactgtatttatattattcacatgtgaataatgctgtataatagactgtatttatgttattcacatgtgaataatgctgtataatagactgtatttatatcattcacatgtgaataaagctgtataatagactgtatttatattattcacatgtgaataatgctgtataatatactgtatttatgttattcacatgtgaataatgctgtataatagactgtatttatattattcacatgtgaataatgctgtataatagactgtatttatgttattcacatgtgaataatgctgtataatagactgtatttatattattcacatgtgaataatgctgtataatagactgtatttatattattcacatgtgaataatgctgtataatagactgtatttatgttattcacatgtgaataatgctgtataatagactgtatttatgttattcacatgtgaataatgctgtataatagactgtatttatattattcacatgtgaataatgctgtataatagactgtatttatgttattcacatgtgaataatgctgtataatagactgtatttatattattcacatgtgaataatgctggataatagactgtatttatgttattcacatgtgaataatgctgtataatagactgtatttatattattcacatgtgaataatgctgtataatagactgtatttatattattcacatgtgaataatgctgtataatagactgtatttatgttattcacatgtgaataatgctgtataatagactgtatttatgttattcacatgtgaataatgctgtataatagactgtatttatgttattcacatgtgaataatgctgtataatagactgtatttatattattcacatgtgaataatgctgtataatagactgtatttatgttattcacatgtgaataatgctgtataatagactgtatttatattattcacatgtgaataatgctggataatagactgtatttatgttattcacatgtgaataatgctgtataatagactgtatttatattattcacatgtgaataatgctgtataatagactgtatttatattattcacatgtgaataatgctgtataatagactgtatttatgttattcacatgtgaataatgctgtataatagactgtatttatgttattcacatgtgaataatgctgtataatagactttatttatattattcacatgtgaataatgctgtataatagactgtatttatgttattcacatgtgaataatgctgtataatagactgtatttatattattcacatgtgaataatgctgtataatagactgtatttatattattcacatgtgaataatgctgtataatagactgtatttatgttattcacatgtgaataatgctgtataatagactgtatttatgttattcacatgtgaataatgctgtataatagactgtatttatagtattcacatgtgaataatgctgtataatagactgtatttatgttattcacatgtgaataatgctgtataatagactgtatttatattattcacatgtgaataatgctgtataatagactgtatttatgttattcacatgtgaataaatgctgtataatagactgtatttatgttattcacatgtgaataatgctgtataatagactgtatttatattattcacatgtgaataatgctgtataatagactgtatttatgttattcacatgtgaataatataaatacagtctgttatacagcattattcacatgtgaataacataaatactaggGGTGCGGCAAAAAatcaatttgaattcgaatcgcgactctcacgttgtgcgattcagaatcgattctcatttttaaaaaatcgattatattttttatttattttttattttgtttttaaatttatcaatccaacaaaaaaatacacagcaataccataacaatgcagatGCAATgtgggctgcaaatctttgggtgtcccacgattcgattcaatatcgattcttgtcgGCCGTGTTCTCAGACATTTTGAACTATTGTGCTCAAGACGTCATTTTAcaggacaaaacagatgaaaacttggaaaagcgtggaggtctacaacttctttgtgtgtggctgggtcaaagacattggtatcaagactcccccggataaatatgcatcgtttttgctcgggtaagtttgtatttagaatagaatagagtagaataaaaagtactttattgctccctgggggaaattcagcaccacagttcgctcacaatagacaataacacttaggtattttttacatgtgaataatataaatacagtctattatacagcattattcacatgtgaataatgctctataatagattgtatttatattattcacatgtgaataatgctgtacaatagactgtatttatattattcacatgtgaataatgctgtataatagactgtatttctgttattcgcatgtgaataatataaatacagtctgttatacagcattattcacatgtgaataacatacactaccgttcaaaagtttggggtcacattgaaatgtccttatttttgaaggaaaagcactgtacttttcaataaagataactttaaactagtcttaactttaaagaaatacactctatacattgctaatgtggtaaatgactattctagctgcaaatgtctggtttttggtgcaatatctacataggtgtatagaggcccatttccagcaactatcactccagtgttctaatggtacaatgtgtttgctcattggctcagaaggctaattgatgattagaaaacccttgtgcaatcatgttcacacatctgaaaacactttagctcgttacagaagctacaaaactgaccttcctttgagcagattgagtttctggagcatcacatttgtggggtcaattaaacgctcaagatggccagaaaaagagaactttcatctgaaactcgacagtctattcttgttcttagaaatgaaggctattccacaaaattgtttgggtgaccccaaacttttgaacggtagtgtaaatactaGGGGtgcgggaaaaaatcgatttgaattcgaatcgcgactctcacgttgtgcgatgcagaatcgattctcattttttaaaaatcgattttattttttatttattttttattttgtttttaaatttatcaatccaacaaaacaatacacagcaataccataacaatgcagatGCAAtgcgggctgtgaatctttgggtgtcccacgattcgattcaatatcgattttttttcgattcaacgcgattctcgattcaaaaactatattttcccgattcaaaaggattctctattcattcaatacatagatttcagcaggatctaccccagtctgctgacatgcaagcagagtagtagatttttgtaaaaagcttttataattgtaaatgacaatgttttatcaactgattgcaataatgtaaatttgttttaactattaaatgaaccaaaaatatgacttattttatctttgtgaaaatattggacacagtgtgttgtcaagcttatgagatgcgatgcaagtgtaagccactctgacactattgttcttttggttttatttttataaatgtctaatgataatgtcaatgagggatttttaatcactactatgttgaaattgtaactaatattgatactgttgttgataatattcatttttgtttcactacttttggtttgttctgtgtcgtgtttgtgtctcctctcaattgctctgtttattgcagttctgagtgtttggtcgggtttggttttggaattggattgcattgttatggtattgctgtgtattgttttgttagattgattaattaaaaaaaaaaaaaggaaaaaaaaaaaatagattttttcaaaat from Entelurus aequoreus isolate RoL-2023_Sb linkage group LG17, RoL_Eaeq_v1.1, whole genome shotgun sequence encodes the following:
- the LOC133632454 gene encoding zinc finger protein 629-like isoform X2 translates to MADYCYARMATSAKREHEGESAPPTEIKTKTAVKDERVEVSNNVILETIVSPQKSVDETLADFVEECKERVAMIVSLKKAVEFTSEEMKECKSQMKKVEEQNKRLCQKKSEEEKTGPHVYINVQRIGEELPPQLGASSTLKQETPQPPCIEKEEEELCITQEGECLLGPQEADLTKLPLTFVSVKTEDDEEKPQLHNLLAPLSDSEAEDEVEEALSSDTDWVGDVTTRTHNKCSKKKRGERRTNTVNKCSGCSKKKTDTKRFSCSVCAKSFTRKSYLRPHMRTHTGEKPFYCSVCGKSFSMKSNLTDHMRKHTGENPFDCSVCGRSFCRYKYLIEHMRITHRQNI